One genomic segment of Falco cherrug isolate bFalChe1 chromosome 13, bFalChe1.pri, whole genome shotgun sequence includes these proteins:
- the CNIH4 gene encoding protein cornichon homolog 4 isoform X1 encodes MESVVFIFSLIDCCALIFLSVYFIITLSDLECDYINARSCCSKLNKWVVPEVIGHAVVTVLMLISLHWFIFLLNLPVATWNIYRYIMVPSGNMGVFDPTEIHNRGQLKSHMKEAMIKLGFHLLCFFMYLYRVGVGHRAEDYLQS; translated from the exons atGGAGTCGGTGGTCTTCATCTTCTCGCTGATCGACTGCTGCGCCCTCATCTTCCTCTCCGTCTACTTT ATAATTACACTATCAGATTTGGAATGTGACTACATTAATGCTAGATCATGCTGCTCAAAGCTCAATAAA TGGGTGGTCCCTGAGGTGATTGGCCATGCTGTCGTAACTGTATTAATGCTTATTTCATTGCACTGGTTCATCTTTCTCCTTAATTTGCCAGTAGCAACATGGAATATATATAG GTACATTATGGTTCCAAGTGGAAACATGGGGGTATTTGATCCCACAGAGATCCATAACCGAGGACAACTGAAATCACACATGAAGGAAGCCATGATTAAACTAGGCTTTCATCTGCTGTGTTTCTTCATGTACCTTTACAG GGTTGGAGTTGGTCACAGAGCAGAAGACTATCTGCAGTCATGA
- the CNIH4 gene encoding protein cornichon homolog 4 isoform X2, producing the protein MESVVFIFSLIDCCALIFLSVYFIITLSDLECDYINARSCCSKLNKWVVPEVIGHAVVTVLMLISLHWFIFLLNLPVATWNIYRYIMVPSGNMGVFDPTEIHNRGQLKSHMKEAMIKLGFHLLCFFMYLYSMILALIND; encoded by the exons atGGAGTCGGTGGTCTTCATCTTCTCGCTGATCGACTGCTGCGCCCTCATCTTCCTCTCCGTCTACTTT ATAATTACACTATCAGATTTGGAATGTGACTACATTAATGCTAGATCATGCTGCTCAAAGCTCAATAAA TGGGTGGTCCCTGAGGTGATTGGCCATGCTGTCGTAACTGTATTAATGCTTATTTCATTGCACTGGTTCATCTTTCTCCTTAATTTGCCAGTAGCAACATGGAATATATATAG GTACATTATGGTTCCAAGTGGAAACATGGGGGTATTTGATCCCACAGAGATCCATAACCGAGGACAACTGAAATCACACATGAAGGAAGCCATGATTAAACTAGGCTTTCATCTGCTGTGTTTCTTCATGTACCTTTACAG TATGATTCTGGCTTTGATAAATGATTGA